One part of the Solanum dulcamara chromosome 3, daSolDulc1.2, whole genome shotgun sequence genome encodes these proteins:
- the LOC129883478 gene encoding uncharacterized protein LOC129883478, giving the protein MAKVLQKVDAIESGVRDMRGNMTNISQLVDSHSTSIKQLEHQIGQLSAIFNQRKTGTLPSDMIKDATFEVDGKARHQPDKVVMFDDDDEADELVLEKKRTEENNGTKQTVAAGPHYLPPVRQPLPPFPHRLKKKTEDDKFLKFILLLKEISINIPLVEVLEHMPGYVKFMKDLVTKKRTIFFEPTDNLHHYSAIATRLLVEKKEDSSAFTIPYTIGAFDFAKALCDLGASTNLMSLAITDRWDWEPQIDFYAVVDGE; this is encoded by the exons ATGGCAAAGGTCCTACAGAAGGTTGATGCAATTGAATCTGGAGTCAGAGATATGCGGGGTAACATGACTAACATCAGCCAGTTGGTGGATTCACACTCTACCTCTATCAAGCAATTAGAGCATCAGATAGGCCAGTTGTCAGCAATATTTAATCAAAGAAAGACTGGTACTTTACCTAGTGACATG ATTAAAGATGCAACTTTTGAGGTTGATGGGAAGGCAAGGCATCAGCCAGATAAAGTAGTTATGTTTGATGACGACGATGAGGCTGATGAGCTAGTATTGGAGAAGAAAAGGACTGAGGAGAACAATGGTACAAAGCAAACAGTGGCAGCTGGACCTCACTATTTGCCACCTGTTCGACAGCCGCTGCCTCCATTTCCCCATAGATTGAAGAAAAAGACCGAGGATGACAAGTTTTTGAAGTTCATTTTATTGCTTAAGGAAATATCAATCAACATCCCATTGGTAGAAGTGCTAGAGCATATGCCAGGTTATGTCAAGTTCATGAAAGATTTGGTTACAAAAAAAAGGACAATTTTTTTTGAGCCAACTGACAATTTACATCACTATAGCGCCATTGCTACAAGGTTATTGGTGGAAAAGAAGGAAGATTCGAGTGCATTCACCATACCTTATACCATTGGTGCTTTTGATTTTGCTAAGGCTCTATGTGATTTGGGAGCTAGCACCAATTTAATGTCGTTAGCTATTACAGACAGATGGGATTGGGAGCCCCAAATTGACTTCTATGCGGTTGTTGATGGGGAATAG